A single region of the Arthrobacter sp. V1I7 genome encodes:
- a CDS encoding ANTAR domain-containing response regulator yields the protein MSEQTESTPTSKPARRVVVAEDETLIRLDIIEILRGEGYDVVGEADNGEKAVQLAEELKPDLVLMDVKMPVMDGISAAEKIVKARIAPVVLLTAFSQKELVERARDAGAMAYVVKPFTPADLIPALEIALSRHEEIKALESEVTDLQEQFATRKLVERAKSLLTTKMGLTEPEAFRWIQKTSMDRRLSMREVAETIINQVN from the coding sequence GTGTCAGAACAGACGGAGTCAACCCCCACTTCCAAGCCGGCGCGCCGCGTAGTCGTCGCCGAGGATGAGACCCTCATCCGCCTGGACATCATCGAGATCCTGCGGGGCGAGGGCTACGACGTCGTCGGCGAGGCGGACAACGGCGAGAAGGCCGTGCAGCTTGCCGAGGAACTGAAGCCGGACCTCGTCCTGATGGACGTCAAGATGCCCGTCATGGACGGCATCTCCGCCGCCGAGAAGATCGTCAAGGCCCGGATCGCCCCGGTGGTCCTGCTCACCGCCTTCAGCCAGAAGGAACTCGTCGAGCGCGCCCGCGACGCCGGCGCCATGGCCTACGTCGTCAAGCCCTTCACCCCGGCGGACCTCATTCCCGCCCTCGAGATCGCCCTGTCCCGGCACGAGGAGATCAAGGCCCTCGAGAGCGAGGTGACGGACCTGCAGGAGCAGTTCGCCACCCGCAAGCTTGTGGAGCGCGCCAAGAGCCTGCTGACCACCAAGATGGGCCTGACGGAGCCGGAAGCGTTCCGCTGGATCCAGAAGACCTCGATGGACCGCCGCCTCAGCATGCGCGAGGTTGCCGAGACCATCATCAACCAGGTCAACTGA
- the mobF gene encoding MobF family relaxase codes for MTMSIARLSAQSGLRYLFKTTMMDDLTTTPPDASTYYMKAGTPEGRWIGSGLQGINRRAGDVVTEADAKAVFDAAVHPDTNAPLGRPHSQPAAVEKKTGPHTVRHAVVGFDLTFSVPKSVSVLWALSPRNVQDNILRTHHEAVEATLAWLEEQVIHTRAGRNGVAHVGTRGAIAAAFDHWESRTGDPQLHTHLVIANRIQRITDGAWVTLDSRTLYKAAVAASEHYNGLLFDALHCHLGSDSDIRVPVVNTGNPSQQLTGIDEDLIREFSNRSRLINLETDRLVAEWTKEHGHRPSSATVIKLRQQATLATRVPKSEIPTPLHELSRAWKARATARGFPPDDVIAATINRSRIAPFGFTDFTADWISAVATLTRQRVAHKRSTWNRWNLLAEAERVCAHVRCSTAAARSALLDAVATAAEQQSVPLNDYRYTVPSPAETDVRHGTRSVFDFHGSRLYTDTSTLASEDAIMAARNDDGGPAIRADVIMDLLDYVQQPEKRMLHSDQRAAVADVVLSGNRLDAIVGPAGTGKTTTLSAVKAVWEAEYGAGSVVGLAPAAASAEVLGRELAMAAENVTKWLHESAGQGASSRAGRFFDVQAQLTTAPVGERWSIKLAQEAARLAAIQQRWCFHSNQLVIIDEASMVSTFQLAALVQQAQEAGAKILLVGDPGQLDAIDAGGVLGWLDRKGKATRLSTIWRFHEEWERTASLKLRKGDYSAIADYAHHGRIRHGTYLNMADQAYLAWQADTRAGKSSILIAADNETVGLLNERAQADRVAQGEVDPEQTVLLSDGLRAGCGDAIIARGNDRKLVDSGGAFVRNGTLFDVEGISRRHGSLIARRRDTGASVILPRAYLGTSAELGYATTAHRSQGITVDTGHTVVTQGRLTRELLYVSMTRGRSGNFAYVSEGDDADHAAVDPSLQLSWQGILGEVLAAEGSERTAHEVRDAERRKSDSLERLYAEYDYLAQIAAGLDLRQHLDEHARDASQEFERSPSWGAAVAAWRKATAISRQGTERMLIQFCQETSSANDRCAVLSMRLRRFVKGRTTAVEEPLVERLTIPRPDLAAMIQQVRGRISQRTETVSMAALTEDPEWKRALLEAVGDSTSGETWQLVRDVAIFRDRWALPDSPLPLGPDPADYEWEQRGQRERINAAINNAHRRCTAQLDESTVDSALSQQVVLTSAGWQL; via the coding sequence ATGACGATGTCCATCGCACGACTCTCGGCACAATCCGGACTTCGCTACCTGTTCAAGACCACGATGATGGACGACCTCACCACTACTCCCCCGGACGCCTCCACCTACTACATGAAAGCCGGTACACCTGAGGGCCGATGGATCGGCAGCGGACTACAAGGGATCAACAGACGTGCCGGGGACGTCGTCACCGAAGCGGACGCGAAAGCCGTCTTCGATGCAGCTGTACATCCGGACACCAACGCCCCGCTGGGCCGACCTCACAGCCAACCCGCCGCTGTCGAAAAGAAAACCGGCCCGCACACCGTGAGGCACGCCGTCGTAGGTTTCGACCTGACCTTCAGCGTGCCGAAGTCAGTGTCAGTCCTCTGGGCACTCAGCCCTCGCAACGTGCAGGACAACATCCTCCGCACCCACCACGAGGCGGTGGAGGCAACCCTTGCCTGGTTGGAGGAGCAGGTCATCCACACTCGCGCAGGCCGAAACGGCGTCGCCCACGTGGGCACAAGGGGCGCCATCGCCGCCGCCTTCGACCACTGGGAATCCCGCACCGGCGACCCCCAGCTTCACACCCATCTCGTCATCGCCAACCGGATCCAGCGCATCACCGACGGCGCGTGGGTGACCCTCGACTCCCGCACGCTATACAAGGCTGCCGTGGCTGCCAGCGAACACTACAACGGTCTCTTATTCGACGCCCTTCACTGCCACCTCGGCAGCGACTCGGACATCCGCGTCCCCGTCGTCAATACGGGCAACCCCAGCCAGCAGCTCACCGGAATCGACGAGGACCTCATCCGCGAGTTCTCGAACCGGTCCCGGCTGATCAATCTGGAAACAGACCGCCTCGTCGCGGAGTGGACAAAGGAACACGGGCACCGGCCAAGCTCAGCAACGGTCATCAAGCTGCGCCAGCAAGCAACCCTGGCCACACGCGTCCCCAAGTCCGAGATTCCCACGCCCCTGCACGAGCTATCCAGGGCATGGAAGGCACGTGCGACCGCCAGAGGGTTCCCGCCGGACGACGTCATCGCGGCAACGATCAATCGCTCCAGAATTGCCCCTTTCGGCTTCACTGACTTCACCGCTGACTGGATCTCCGCCGTGGCAACCCTGACACGACAGCGGGTCGCTCACAAACGCTCAACCTGGAACCGCTGGAATCTCCTTGCGGAAGCCGAACGCGTCTGCGCCCACGTGCGTTGCAGCACCGCGGCGGCCAGGAGCGCACTCTTGGACGCCGTCGCCACCGCGGCCGAGCAGCAGTCCGTGCCTTTGAATGATTACCGGTACACCGTCCCTTCCCCCGCCGAGACAGACGTCCGGCACGGAACACGAAGCGTCTTCGACTTCCACGGATCGCGCCTCTACACCGATACGTCGACGCTCGCCTCCGAGGACGCGATTATGGCAGCAAGGAACGACGACGGCGGCCCAGCAATCCGCGCCGACGTCATCATGGATCTCCTTGACTATGTCCAACAACCCGAGAAGCGCATGCTTCACTCCGACCAGCGTGCCGCCGTTGCCGACGTGGTCCTGAGCGGCAACCGGCTCGACGCCATCGTGGGGCCAGCGGGCACGGGAAAGACGACAACCCTGAGTGCAGTGAAGGCAGTATGGGAAGCGGAGTACGGCGCCGGAAGCGTAGTCGGCCTCGCCCCGGCAGCTGCCAGCGCCGAAGTGCTGGGACGCGAGCTCGCTATGGCGGCGGAGAACGTCACGAAGTGGCTGCACGAATCGGCTGGCCAAGGGGCTAGTTCAAGGGCCGGACGCTTCTTCGACGTGCAGGCGCAATTGACCACGGCTCCTGTTGGCGAGCGCTGGAGCATCAAGTTAGCGCAGGAGGCTGCGCGGCTCGCTGCCATCCAGCAACGCTGGTGCTTCCATTCGAATCAGCTTGTCATCATCGATGAGGCTTCCATGGTCTCTACATTCCAACTTGCTGCGCTCGTGCAGCAGGCCCAGGAAGCGGGCGCGAAGATCCTCCTGGTGGGGGACCCCGGGCAGTTGGACGCCATCGACGCCGGCGGCGTGCTTGGTTGGCTGGACCGGAAGGGGAAGGCAACACGGCTGAGCACGATCTGGAGATTCCATGAGGAGTGGGAGCGCACAGCGTCGCTAAAGCTGCGGAAAGGTGACTATTCAGCCATCGCCGACTACGCGCACCATGGACGGATCCGGCACGGCACCTACCTCAATATGGCTGACCAGGCCTACCTCGCCTGGCAGGCAGATACTCGGGCAGGCAAGTCGTCCATCCTTATTGCCGCCGACAATGAAACGGTCGGCCTCCTCAACGAGCGCGCCCAGGCAGACCGCGTGGCGCAGGGTGAGGTGGATCCCGAGCAGACGGTGTTGCTCAGCGATGGCTTACGTGCCGGTTGCGGTGACGCCATCATCGCCCGGGGAAATGACCGGAAGCTAGTCGACAGCGGCGGTGCTTTCGTGCGGAATGGAACGCTGTTCGACGTCGAAGGCATCAGTCGGCGTCACGGCTCCCTGATCGCGCGGCGGCGGGACACAGGCGCGAGCGTCATACTCCCCCGGGCGTATCTAGGGACATCCGCCGAGCTGGGCTATGCAACAACGGCACACCGTTCCCAGGGCATTACGGTGGACACCGGCCACACGGTAGTCACTCAGGGCAGGCTCACCCGCGAGCTGCTGTATGTCAGTATGACCCGTGGCCGCTCTGGCAACTTCGCCTATGTCAGCGAAGGTGACGACGCCGACCATGCTGCCGTCGATCCATCCCTGCAACTCTCATGGCAGGGCATCCTTGGCGAGGTGCTGGCGGCTGAAGGTTCCGAGCGGACCGCCCACGAGGTGCGCGACGCGGAGCGCAGGAAGTCGGATAGCCTCGAGCGGCTCTACGCGGAGTATGACTATCTCGCGCAGATCGCTGCAGGGCTGGATCTTAGGCAGCATTTGGACGAACATGCCCGTGACGCCTCGCAGGAATTCGAACGGTCTCCGTCGTGGGGCGCAGCTGTCGCGGCATGGCGGAAAGCCACAGCCATCAGCCGGCAGGGTACCGAGCGCATGCTTATCCAGTTCTGCCAGGAAACTAGCAGTGCCAATGATCGCTGCGCTGTCCTGAGCATGCGCTTACGCCGGTTCGTGAAAGGACGGACGACGGCGGTTGAGGAACCTCTGGTTGAAAGGCTCACCATTCCGCGCCCTGATTTAGCGGCGATGATTCAGCAGGTCAGGGGACGCATCTCACAAAGGACGGAGACCGTGAGCATGGCAGCGCTGACAGAAGATCCTGAGTGGAAACGTGCTTTGCTCGAAGCCGTCGGAGATAGCACCAGCGGCGAAACGTGGCAGTTGGTCCGCGATGTGGCCATCTTTCGCGACAGGTGGGCCCTGCCGGATTCTCCCCTGCCCCTGGGCCCGGATCCGGCGGATTACGAATGGGAACAACGGGGCCAGCGTGAACGAATCAATGCAGCAATCAACAATGCTCATCGCCGTTGCACCGCTCAACTAGATGAATCAACCGTGGATTCAGCCCTCTCTCAGCAAGTCGTCCTTACAAGTGCCGGCTGGCAGCTCTAA
- the pyk gene encoding pyruvate kinase: MRRAKIVATFGPAIASFENTLAVLEAGVDVARMNMSHGDYAVHDTTYENVRKAAGQLGKPVAIMADLQGPKIRLGRFVDGPHLLAVGDTFTITTEDVPGTKEIASTTLKSLTDDVNPGDALLIDDGKVALRAIDVDDVKVVAQVIVGGYVSNNKGINLPGVAVNVPALSEKDEGDLRWAMRRGVDMVALSFVRDASDIKRVHEIMDEEGRRVPVIAKIEKPQAVEQLHEIIDAFDAIMVARGDLGVELPLEEVPIVQKRAIELARRWAKPVIVATQVLESMIDNPRPTRAEASDCANAVLDGADAVMLSGETSVGKFPIETVKTMARIIESTEVHGLERVPPLGTKPKTRGGAITRAAVEIADQLDAKYICTFTQSGDSARRLSRLRPIRPVFAFTPVEHVWNQLALTWGIQPVLVPMAGHTDEMTAQVDRSLLELDVVEDGDLVVIAAGSPPGKAGSTNMLKVHKVGDLADFGSTGEAAVTRDKLGPWPEKKKKNNQG, encoded by the coding sequence ATGAGACGCGCTAAAATAGTGGCCACCTTCGGACCGGCAATCGCAAGCTTCGAGAACACGCTCGCCGTGCTGGAAGCCGGCGTCGACGTGGCCCGCATGAACATGAGCCACGGCGACTACGCCGTGCACGACACCACGTACGAGAACGTCCGCAAGGCCGCAGGCCAGCTCGGGAAGCCCGTCGCGATCATGGCGGACCTGCAGGGGCCGAAGATCCGCCTCGGCCGCTTCGTCGACGGGCCGCACCTGCTGGCGGTCGGTGACACGTTCACCATCACCACCGAGGATGTTCCGGGCACCAAGGAGATCGCCTCCACGACGCTGAAGAGCCTCACCGACGACGTCAACCCCGGCGACGCGCTGCTGATCGACGACGGCAAGGTGGCGCTCCGCGCGATCGACGTCGACGACGTCAAGGTGGTCGCCCAGGTGATCGTCGGCGGGTACGTTTCGAACAACAAGGGCATCAACCTGCCCGGCGTTGCGGTCAACGTCCCGGCGCTGAGCGAAAAAGACGAGGGCGATCTGCGCTGGGCCATGCGCCGCGGCGTGGACATGGTTGCCCTCTCCTTCGTCCGCGACGCCTCGGACATCAAGCGGGTCCACGAGATCATGGACGAAGAAGGCCGCCGTGTGCCGGTGATCGCCAAGATCGAGAAGCCGCAGGCCGTAGAGCAGCTTCATGAGATCATCGACGCGTTCGACGCCATCATGGTGGCCCGTGGCGACCTCGGTGTGGAACTTCCCCTCGAGGAAGTGCCGATCGTGCAGAAGCGCGCCATCGAACTGGCGCGCCGCTGGGCCAAGCCGGTCATCGTGGCCACCCAGGTGCTTGAGTCGATGATCGACAACCCGCGCCCGACCCGCGCCGAGGCTTCCGACTGCGCCAACGCCGTGCTCGACGGCGCGGACGCCGTCATGCTCTCCGGCGAGACCAGCGTGGGCAAGTTCCCGATCGAGACCGTGAAGACCATGGCCCGGATCATCGAATCCACTGAGGTCCACGGCCTGGAACGCGTCCCCCCGCTGGGCACCAAGCCCAAGACCCGGGGCGGGGCCATCACCCGGGCCGCCGTCGAGATCGCCGACCAGCTGGATGCGAAGTACATCTGTACCTTCACCCAGTCCGGTGACTCCGCCCGCCGCCTTTCCCGGCTGCGCCCGATCCGTCCGGTCTTTGCGTTCACCCCGGTGGAGCACGTCTGGAACCAGCTCGCCCTGACGTGGGGCATCCAGCCGGTGCTGGTCCCGATGGCAGGCCACACCGACGAGATGACCGCCCAGGTGGACCGCAGCCTGCTCGAACTCGACGTAGTGGAGGACGGCGATCTGGTGGTCATTGCCGCCGGTTCGCCTCCCGGAAAAGCCGGTTCCACGAACATGCTGAAGGTGCACAAGGTCGGCGACCTCGCCGACTTCGGCAGCACCGGGGAAGCCGCGGTTACCAGGGACAAGCTCGGCCCGTGGCCGGAAAAGAAGAAGAAGAACAACCAGGGCTAG
- a CDS encoding glutamate synthase subunit beta, translating into MADPRGFLKVRQRETQPRRPVPVRIMDWKEVYEAQEKGVLKAQAGRCMDCGIPFCHQGCPLGNLIPEWNDLVWRDKGEEAIERLHATNNFPEFTGRLCPAPCEASCVLGINQPAVTIKQVEVSIIDQAFENGWVNPLPPHRLTGKTVAVVGSGPAGLAVAQQLTRVGHTVAVYERDDKIGGLLRYGIPDFKMEKEQVDRRLEQMKAEGTRFRTGVAVGTDVTWEQLRRRYDAVVVATGATVPRNLPIPGRDLEGVHFAMDYLVPANRVVAGETVENQINAAGKHVVILGGGDTGADCLGTAHRHQAASVTTLAIGKQPPAERAGHQPWPTFPTLFEVASAHEEGGERTYLVSTVEFVGENGKLTGVKVAETEFVDGKRLPKAGTERIIPADLVFLSLGFTGAEPAGITEQVRAEFDGRGNVARDGYYMTNTEGVFVAGDAGRGQSLIVWAIAEGRACAAAVDKFLMGSTILPAPVAPTDRAMAVL; encoded by the coding sequence GTGGCTGATCCACGCGGATTTCTGAAAGTACGCCAGCGTGAAACCCAGCCACGCCGTCCCGTTCCGGTCCGCATCATGGACTGGAAAGAGGTTTACGAAGCCCAGGAAAAGGGTGTCCTGAAGGCCCAGGCAGGCCGCTGCATGGATTGCGGCATTCCGTTCTGCCATCAGGGCTGCCCGCTCGGGAACCTCATTCCCGAGTGGAACGATCTGGTCTGGCGGGACAAGGGGGAGGAAGCGATCGAGCGGCTGCACGCCACCAACAACTTCCCCGAGTTCACCGGCCGGCTGTGCCCCGCCCCCTGCGAGGCGTCCTGCGTGCTGGGCATCAACCAGCCGGCCGTGACCATCAAGCAGGTCGAGGTGTCGATTATCGACCAGGCCTTCGAAAACGGCTGGGTCAACCCGCTGCCGCCGCACCGCCTCACCGGCAAGACGGTCGCCGTCGTCGGCTCCGGCCCCGCCGGACTGGCCGTCGCGCAGCAGCTGACCCGGGTGGGCCACACGGTTGCCGTCTATGAACGAGACGACAAGATCGGCGGGCTCCTGCGTTACGGAATCCCCGACTTCAAGATGGAAAAAGAGCAGGTCGACCGCCGCCTCGAGCAGATGAAGGCCGAGGGCACCCGCTTCCGGACCGGCGTCGCCGTCGGCACCGACGTGACCTGGGAGCAGCTGCGACGCCGGTACGACGCCGTCGTGGTTGCCACCGGCGCCACCGTTCCGCGGAACCTGCCGATCCCTGGCCGTGATCTTGAAGGCGTCCACTTCGCCATGGACTACCTCGTCCCGGCCAACCGTGTTGTGGCGGGGGAGACGGTCGAGAACCAAATCAACGCCGCCGGCAAGCACGTCGTCATCCTCGGCGGCGGCGACACCGGCGCGGACTGCCTCGGCACCGCGCACCGCCACCAGGCCGCTTCGGTGACCACCCTGGCGATCGGCAAGCAGCCCCCCGCGGAGCGCGCCGGCCACCAGCCCTGGCCGACGTTCCCGACGCTGTTCGAGGTTGCCAGCGCGCACGAGGAAGGCGGCGAACGCACCTACCTCGTCTCCACCGTCGAGTTCGTGGGGGAGAACGGCAAGCTGACCGGCGTGAAGGTGGCCGAGACCGAGTTCGTCGACGGCAAGCGCCTCCCGAAGGCCGGCACCGAGCGGATCATCCCCGCAGACCTGGTCTTTTTGTCCCTCGGTTTCACCGGCGCAGAGCCCGCCGGGATCACCGAGCAGGTCAGGGCCGAGTTCGACGGCCGCGGCAACGTGGCCCGGGACGGCTACTACATGACCAACACGGAAGGCGTCTTCGTCGCCGGAGACGCCGGCCGCGGACAGTCGCTGATCGTCTGGGCCATCGCCGAGGGACGCGCCTGCGCGGCCGCGGTGGACAAGTTCCTGATGGGCAGCACCATCCTTCCGGCCCCCGTGGCCCCGACCGACCGGGCCATGGCCGTCCTCTAG